One segment of Mus caroli chromosome 6, CAROLI_EIJ_v1.1, whole genome shotgun sequence DNA contains the following:
- the Cul1 gene encoding cullin-1, producing MSSNRSQNPHGLKQIGLDQIWDDLRAGIQQVYTRQSMAKSRYMELYTHVYNYCTSVHQSNQARGAGVPPSKSKKGQTPGGAQFVGLELYKRLKEFLKNYLTNLLKDGEDLMDESVLKFYTQQWEDYRFSSKVLNGICAYLNRHWVRRECDEGRKGIYEIYSLALVTWRDCLFRPLNKQVTNAVLKLIEKERNGETINTRLISGVVQSYVELGLNEDDAFAKGPTLTVYKESFESQFLADTERFYTRESTEFLQQNPVTEYMKKAEARLLEEQRRVQVYLHESTQDELARKCEQVLIEKHLEIFHTEFQNLLDADKNEDLGRMYNLVSRIQDGLGELKKLLETHIHNQGLAAIEKCGEAALNDPKMYVQTVLDVHKKYNALVMSAFNNDAGFVAALDKACGRFINNNAVTKMAQSSSKSPELLARYCDSLLKKSSKNPEEAELEDTLNQVMVVFKYIEDKDVFQKFYAKMLAKRLVHQNSASDDAEASMISKLKQACGFEYTSKLQRMFQDIGVSKDLNEQFKKHLTNSEPLDLDFSIQVLSSGSWPFQQSCTFALPSELERSYQRFTAFYASRHSGRKLTWLYQLSKGELVTNCFKNRYTLQASTFQMAILLQYNTEDAYTVQQLTDSTQIKMDILAQVLQILLKSKLLVLEDENANVDEVELKPDTLIKLYLGYKNKKLRVNINVPMKTEQKQEQETTHKNIEEDRKLLIQAAIVRIMKMRKVLKHQQLLGEVLTQLSSRFKPRVPVIKKCIDILIEKEYLERVDGEKDTYSYLA from the exons TCATGTTTATAACTACTGTACTAGTGTGCATCAGTCCAACCAAGCCCGGGGTGCTGGAGTCCCTCCTTCCAAGTCAAAAAAGGGGCAGACTCCTGGGGGAGCTCAGTTTGTTGGCTTGGAGTTATACAAGCGATTGAAGGAGTTTTTGAAGAATTATTTGACCAATCTTCTTAAG GATGGAGAAGATTTAATGGATGAGAGTGTACTGAAGTTCTACACTCAGCAGTGGGAAGATTACCGATTCTCCAGCAAAGTGCTGAATGGAATCTGTGCCTACCTCAATAGACATTGGGTTCGCCGCGAATGTGATGAAGGACGAAAAGGAATATATGAAATCTAttca CTTGCATTGGTGACATGGAGAGATTGTTTGTTCAGGCCATTGAATAAACAG GTAACAAATGCTGTTTTAAAGTTgattgaaaaggaaagaaatggagaaaccATCAATACAAGACTGATTAGTGGAGTTGTACAATCTTATG TGGAATTGGGGCTGAATGAAGATGATGCGTTTGCAAAGGGCCCTACGTTAACAGTGTATAAAGAATCCTTTGAATCTCAATTTTTGGCTGACACAGAGAGATTTTATACCAGAGAAAGTACTGAATTCTTACAGCAGAACCCAGTTACTGAATATATGAAAAAG GCTGAAGCTCGTTTGCTTGAGGAACAGCGGAGAGTTCAGGTTTACCTCCATGAGAGCACACAAGATGAACTAGCACGGAAATGTGAGCAGGTCCTCATTGAAAAACACTTGGAAATTTTTCACACAGAGTTTCAGAATTTATTGGATGCTGACAAGAATGAAG atttggGCCGCATGTATAATCTTGTATCTAGAATTCAGGATGGCCTAGGAGAATTGAAAAAACTACTAGAGACACATATTCATAATCAGGGTCTTGCAGCAATTGAGAAGTGTGGAGAAGCTGCTCTAAAT GACCCCAAGATGTATGTGCAGACAGTGCTGGATGTTCATAAAAAATACAATGCCCTGGTGATGTCAGCATTCAACAACGATGCTGGCTTCGTAGCTGCTCTTGATAAg GCTTGTGGTCGCTTCATAAACAACAATGCGGTTACCAAAATGGCCCAGTCATCCAGTAAATCCCCTGAGCTGCTTGCTCGGTACTGTGACTCCTTGTTGAAGAAAAG TTCCAAGAACCCAGAAGAGGCAGAACTAGAAGACACCCTCAATCAAGTG ATGGTGGTCTTCAAGTATATCGAGGACAAAGATGTATTTCAGAAGTTCTATGCAAAGATGCTTGCCAAGAGGCTGGTACATCAAAACAGTGCGAGTGACGATGCTGAAGCAAGCATGATCTCCAAGTTAAAG CAAGCTTGTGGTTTTGAGTACACTTCCAAACTTCAGCGAATGTTTCAAGACATTGGTGTAAGCAAAGATCTGAATGAACAGTTCAAAAAACACCTGACGAATTCAGAACCGCTGGACT TGGACTTCAGTATTCAGGTCCTGAGTTCTGGATCGTGGCCCTTTCAGCAGTCTTGCACGTTTGCCTTGCCGTCAGAG TTGGAGCGCAGTTATCAGCGATTTACAGCTTTCTACGCCAGCCGTCACAGTGGCAGAAAACTGACATGGTTGTATCAACTGTCCAAAGGGGAACTGGTCACTAACTGCTTCAAAAACAGATACACTTTGCAG GCGTCCACATTTCAGATGGCAATCCTGCTTCAGTATAACACAGAAGACGCCTATACTGTGCAGCAGCTGACTGACAGCACTCAGATTAAAATG GACATTTTGGCACAAGTCCTACAGATTTTACTGAAGTCGAAATTGCTG GTCTTAGAAGATGAAAATGCCAATGTTGATGAGGTGGAATTGAAGCCAGACACCTTAATAAAGTTATATCTTGGttataaaaa TAAGAAATTGAGGGTTAATATCAATGTACCAATGAAAACTGAACAGAAGCAGGAACaagaaaccacacacaaaaatatagaGGAAGACCGCAAACTACTGATTCAG GCGGCCATCGTAAGAATCATGAAAATGAGGAAGGTCCTGAAACACCAGCAGTTACTTGGTGAAGTCCTCACTCAGCTCTCCTCCAGGTTCAAACCTCGGGTCCCAGTGATCAAG AAATGCATTGATATTCTCATCGAAAAAGAATATTTGGAGCGAGTCGATGGTGAGAAGGACACCTACAGTTACTTGGCTTAA